Part of the Nicotiana sylvestris chromosome 2, ASM39365v2, whole genome shotgun sequence genome, ATATCAGAATTTTATCGCGAAAGGTAAAATTGTTCTTCGACAATATTTTGAAATACAAATCATAAAACCCCAATAGACTGTACACTTAAgcaaaaaagtgaaaaagaaaaagggagaaaTCTAAATGAGTGggaaaaaagaaagacaaaaagtGACCTTATCTAAGTCTTAGTCACAAGATGAAGAAATAATCTTGTTTTCAGTGATCAGGCTGAATTCATATGCAATGCTACTAAGGATGCATAAACTCCATCTTTTATGTTCATAAGAACATCATGTCTACCTTTCTCAGCAATTACTCCATTCTTCACAACAGCAATGATATCAGCCCCTTTGATTGTGGTTAAGCGATGAGCTACTACCACGGTTGTCCTATTTACCATTACTCGATCCAATGCTTCTTGTACTATACGTTCTGATTCTGCATCTAATGCACTTGTTGCCTCGTCTAGCAATAGGATCTTTGGATCCTTCAGTATTGCTCTCGCTATAGCTATTCTTTGCTTTTGTCCGCCTGATAATTGTACCCCTCTTTCCCCAACTGATGTATCATATCCTTGAGGCAATGAGGATATAAAGTTGTGCGCATTTGCTGATTTTGCTGCTTGAATGATCTCTTCTTCTGTTGCATTCCCTTGTCTGCTGTAGGCAATGTTGTCACGAATTGTTTCGTTAAACAGTATTGGTTCTTGACTCACTAGGCCCATTTGTTGCCTTAGCCAACTTAGCTTGAATTGTTTGATCTCCACACCATCCAAATATATCTCTCCTGATTCAGGATTGTAGAACCTCTCTATTAGGCTAATGACAGTTGATTTCCCGCTTCCACTCTCTCCCACTAGAGCAACAGTCTACAAAGAGAAGCGAAATGTTAAGCCAGTCGAATAAAAGATAAGGTACGTTATTATAATGTAGAGGGAGTACTAGGAAATACCTTTCCAGAAGGGATGGTTAGGCATAAGTCCTTGAAGATTTGGACATCCGGGCGAGTTTCATATCTGTAACTCACATGTTTAAATTCAATATCTCCACGAATAACAGCTAGAGTAGTGCCAACATCAGAATTTGAGTCAATCTTGGGTTTTCTATCAAGAATGTCAAATATAGAAGCTATAGAATCCTTGGCTTTGTTAGCATCTGGAGCCATTCCAGTGCTTTGAGTAACTCCAATAGCTGATAGTGTCAATGCAAAGAAAACCTGCAATTTTAAGGGTTTCTCTCAGAAACTAAACATAGATATGCAAGAgctgaaaagaaagagaaaaccaaGTTCTTTTACCTTAAAAACTTGGCCAAATGTTGCTAATCCATGATGAATAAGGACAGATCCTATGTAGAAACAGAAGGCATTTGTACAATACAGTATAAAAGAACCAAAACCTAAGCTAGCTCCACTAACAATTCCTATCTTTACTCCTTGCTTCATTGGACCTTCACATTTATTTTGGTACATGTCCATCACTTTCTCTTCTGCACAGAATGATGCCACTGTTCTAATACTGCCAACAGCATCATTTGCTATTTGGCTAGCTTCTTCATACATCACCTGGAGAGACACcatttttaatttaattcaaGCACCTATAATGAAATTTATTTAAGATGAGAAAAATGGAAAACCTTGGCATCGGCACTAAAGCCTTTGTACAACTTGGTCTGGAGGAATCCTTGCAAACCAATTAAAGGCAATACGAGAAGGATTATAATTGCCAAAATCCAATTAGCAGTGAAGGCTATCACAAGACCAGCTACTACAGTCGCTATGTTCTGTACAATAAGTGCCAGTGCATCACCCATAATCGTCCTGACTGTAGAAGCATCAGTTGATAACCTTGCACCCACTGCACCGCtgcactcaagaaaaatccacttatTTAGCCTATGATACTATGTTAAGTTAGAGGGAAGAATTCAATGCTTATTGATTTGTTAATGAACCTTGAATTTGCAGGGTCATCGAACCAGCTGATTTCTTGGTGGACTACTTTCTTAAACGTCAAAGAACGAATTCTCTCGATCAATTTCCCACCTGCAACTCCAAATAAGTAGTTCTGGAAAGGTACAACTAGCAAAGTCACCACACCAAGGCCAACGTACATGAGTGACCAGAATCTTGATTCAATTCGCAACTTATGTGGTGGGTAAAAGAATATTTTAATAGCTGTTGATAGCAAGAGTCCAAATAAGGGGAAAATCAGACCATGTATGATCGCAGCCAACGATCCAAGTAGCAAATAAGGAAGCTCAGGTTTGTTTAGTTCAGCAAGCCGCCTAATGGAAACTTTCTTTCGTTTATCTAAGCTTCctttatcttcttttttcttgcCCTCATCTCCTATCTCTGATTCATGAATATCAATTAGCCCCGGAACAGGATAGCTGAGTGTGAAGGAATGTCTAGATGATCCGTGGCTTGTTGATCGTTTCACTGCTGACAATCGCTGGCTTGATGACCTGCTCAAGTTATTCTCCAAATCAGTGGTTGAATCTACCTTATCAAGGTCcatacttttcatgttttcttcTTCCCTATTCCCTCCCTGCATTCGCACAAGCTGGGAATACGCCCCATTTGGATCTTGTATCAACTCAGAATGCGTTCCTATTTTCGTgatgagagaagaaaaaaaatgctTATAGCTTAGTTAAACACAAAAGTAAAAGCTTGTTAAACATGCTTTAGAAGTATTACCTTGTTCTAGTAGTTTTCCAGCATTAACCACTGCTATAAGGTCAGCATTTCTAATGGTTGTTAGACGATGAGCAACAACCACAGTTGTTCTATTCGCCATGACTTTCTCAAGTGCTTCTTGCACGATTCTTTCTGATTCAGCATCTAGAGCACTTGTAGCTTCATCAAGGAGAAGTATTTTTGGGTTCTTTAGAATAGCCCTTGCTATTGCAAGTCTTTGCTTTTGTCCACCAGATAGTTGTGTTCCGTGCTCACCTACCATAGTGTCAAGCCCCTATAGATCGCAgcgatgaagaagatgagtttCAAGTTAAACAACTTTTTGGACAGTCATTTGCTTATTTAACAGCTAATTGTAGGTGTGTGAATATGGAATAATGGGAAAATATTTTACCTGGGGGAGTTTGTTAAGGAACTTAGCAGCATTAGCAAGTTCAATAGCTGTCTTAATCTCGTCATCAGTAGCATTTTCTTTACCATAACTGATATTCTCTTTTATCGTTGTTGCAAACAGGATAGGTTCCTGACTTACCAATCCCATCTGCTGCCTTAGCCATTTGAGTTGAAATTTCTTCAAATTGACACCATCTATGAGTACCTCTCCGGCTTCCGGATCATAGAATCTCTCCAGTAAACTGATAACTGTGGACTTCCCACTTCCACTTTGTCCAACCAAAGCTGCAGTTTTCCCACTAGGTACGACAAGTGAGAATCCGCTAAAGATTTGCACATCTGGCCTGGCTGGATACCTGAAGTACACATCTTTAAGCTCAATTTCACCCTTGACGTCTTCCAACACAATCCCGCTGGTGTCAGATGTGTCAATCAGAGGTTTCCGGTTGATTGTCTCAAACATTTTGTAGGCTGCAGCTT contains:
- the LOC104222486 gene encoding ABC transporter B family member 9-like; translation: MAENSGEKLEKGSRKRDQDQKVPFYRLFSFADRLDVALMIVGTIGAIGNGLSQPLMTLIFGQLVNSFGSSSDDDVVHKISKVSIYYVYLAIGSGIASLLQMSCWMVTGERQATRIRGLYLKTILRQDIAFFDTETTTGEVIGRMSGDTILIQDALGEKVGKFIQFLSTFIGGFIIAFIKGWLLSIVLVSCIPALVIAGGAMALIMSKMSSRGQVAYAQAGNVVEQTIGAIRTVAAFTGEKLAISKYDSKLKIACAATVQQGLVSGVGLGTVLLVVFSTYGLAVWYGSKLIIEKGYNGGDVISVIMAIMTGGMSLGQTTPSLNAFAAGQAAAYKMFETINRKPLIDTSDTSGIVLEDVKGEIELKDVYFRYPARPDVQIFSGFSLVVPSGKTAALVGQSGSGKSTVISLLERFYDPEAGEVLIDGVNLKKFQLKWLRQQMGLVSQEPILFATTIKENISYGKENATDDEIKTAIELANAAKFLNKLPQGLDTMVGEHGTQLSGGQKQRLAIARAILKNPKILLLDEATSALDAESERIVQEALEKVMANRTTVVVAHRLTTIRNADLIAVVNAGKLLEQGTHSELIQDPNGAYSQLVRMQGGNREEENMKSMDLDKVDSTTDLENNLSRSSSQRLSAVKRSTSHGSSRHSFTLSYPVPGLIDIHESEIGDEGKKKEDKGSLDKRKKVSIRRLAELNKPELPYLLLGSLAAIIHGLIFPLFGLLLSTAIKIFFYPPHKLRIESRFWSLMYVGLGVVTLLVVPFQNYLFGVAGGKLIERIRSLTFKKVVHQEISWFDDPANSSGAVGARLSTDASTVRTIMGDALALIVQNIATVVAGLVIAFTANWILAIIILLVLPLIGLQGFLQTKLYKGFSADAKVMYEEASQIANDAVGSIRTVASFCAEEKVMDMYQNKCEGPMKQGVKIGIVSGASLGFGSFILYCTNAFCFYIGSVLIHHGLATFGQVFKVFFALTLSAIGVTQSTGMAPDANKAKDSIASIFDILDRKPKIDSNSDVGTTLAVIRGDIEFKHVSYRYETRPDVQIFKDLCLTIPSGKTVALVGESGSGKSTVISLIERFYNPESGEIYLDGVEIKQFKLSWLRQQMGLVSQEPILFNETIRDNIAYSRQGNATEEEIIQAAKSANAHNFISSLPQGYDTSVGERGVQLSGGQKQRIAIARAILKDPKILLLDEATSALDAESERIVQEALDRVMVNRTTVVVAHRLTTIKGADIIAVVKNGVIAEKGRHDVLMNIKDGVYASLVALHMNSA